From the genome of Hyperolius riggenbachi isolate aHypRig1 chromosome 9, aHypRig1.pri, whole genome shotgun sequence, one region includes:
- the LOC137533402 gene encoding noggin-1-like, protein MVPDTSVYNRGNKKTDHSEQKNNLRNLNYKMKLLRKYILCMVLTGVPWCPAMPDKAADPKRLEKTADFKRLEKTADSKRLEKTADPKRLEKTADPKRLEKTADPKRLEKTADPKRLEKTADPKRLEESQAEFDVGFLRRRLSSGTRPYSLSLSPLDYHYSPKPKHLRVPRLLRLLGSSFDPFWMSVEKPSPNDTNSYVSVFSQDLHDGATRYKKKLALEAQNIDFGSLRLPAELSENDTLLVLNEVRRWLVQTASCKLTSTWVDLGPVFWPRWVRHTNCDESHSGCSWPRGMVCRQAQLTQIKILAWHCWVLDSSKGWASQSCLWRVVPYPVVAACKCSCSR, encoded by the coding sequence ATGGTGCCAGATACAAGCGTGTATAACAGAGGCAACAAAAAGACTGACCATTCTGAGCAGAAAAACAACCTCAGGAACCTGAACTATAAAATGAAATTGCTTAGAAAATACATTCTCTGCATGGTGCTGACTGGGGTACCCTGGTGTCCAGCGATGCCGGACAAGGCAGCCGACCCCAAACGTCTAGAGAAGACAGCCGACTTCAAACGTCTGGAGAAGACCGCCGACTCCAAACGCCTGGAGAAGACCGCAGACCCGAAACGCCTGGAGAAGACCGCAGACCCCAAACGCCTGGAGAAGACCGCCGACCCCAAGCGTCTGGAGAAGACCGCCGACCCCAAGCGTCTGGAGAAGACCGCCGACCCCAAACGTCTGGAGGAGAGCCAAGCAGAATTTGATGTTGGTTTCCTCCGACGCAGACTCTCCTCTGGGACCCGTCCGTACAGTCTTTCCTTATCTCCACTGGACTATCACTACTCTCCAAAACCCAAGCACCTCCGTGTGCCCCGTCTGCTCCGGCTCCTGGGATCTTCCTTCGACCCATTCTGGATGTCCGTGGAGAAGCCATCGCCCAATGACACCAACAGTTACGTGTCGGTCTTCAGCCAGGACCTCCATGATGGAGCCACCCGATACAAGAAGAAGCTCGCTCTGGAAGCTCAGAATATCGACTTTGGTTCTTTGAGGCTACCGGCGGAACTCTCGGAAAACGATACACTGCTGGTGTTGAACGAGGTGCGTCGGTGGCTGGTACAGACGGCAAGCTGCAAACTCACGTCCACCTGGGTGGATCTGGGGCCGGTTTTCTGGCCGCGATGGGTGCGGCACACTAACTGTGATGAGAGTCACTCCGGATGCTCTTGGCCACGCGGGATGGTTTGCCGTCAGGCACAGCTCACGCAGATTAAGATTTTAGCCTGGCATTGCTGGGTGCTGGACTCTTCCAAAGGCTGGGCGTCCCAGAGCTGCTTGTGGAGGGTTGTGCCTTATCCGGTAGTGGCTGCCTGTAAATGTTCCTGCAGCCGgtga